One window of Alteromonas sp. LMIT006 genomic DNA carries:
- a CDS encoding Slp family lipoprotein, with translation MKFKTLILTLTTIACSACTTTNPVKEFSIEKDISVTEVVETTSEGHMVRWGGEVLDIKYLGKNSLIILQVTEQNRYIRPDPVKKIDDKFQVVIFTPNFNATEEYRTGDLITFIGNAKRIQANEKSYVIRVIPEAIYSWLDLRENRQYDSTGIIAMSSIENQYLTGAIDSPWSSQDETDPMMRRKPVFTVPKKKSKNLVLFKISS, from the coding sequence ATGAAGTTTAAAACCTTGATTTTAACTTTGACGACTATTGCTTGCTCAGCATGCACTACTACAAACCCGGTAAAAGAATTTAGCATTGAAAAAGACATTTCTGTTACAGAAGTAGTGGAAACTACCAGCGAAGGACATATGGTAAGGTGGGGTGGTGAAGTTTTGGATATTAAATATTTAGGTAAGAATTCATTAATTATTTTACAAGTAACAGAGCAAAATAGATATATCCGCCCTGATCCTGTAAAAAAAATAGATGATAAATTTCAAGTTGTTATCTTTACACCTAACTTTAATGCAACAGAAGAATACCGTACAGGCGATTTAATTACGTTTATTGGAAATGCAAAAAGGATACAAGCAAATGAGAAATCTTATGTTATTAGGGTGATTCCTGAAGCGATATATTCTTGGTTGGATTTGAGAGAAAATCGCCAGTACGATTCAACAGGTATCATTGCTATGTCTAGTATTGAAAATCAATATTTAACAGGTGCCATTGATTCACCTTGGTCTTCACAGGATGAGACTGATCCAATGATGCGACGTAAGCCTGTATTCACCGTACCTAAAAAGAAAAGTAAAAATTTAGTTTTGTTTAAAATATCATCCTAA
- a CDS encoding TonB-dependent siderophore receptor — translation MKHSLTSLTCAIAMTFPAIATTTAVDIETIEVKAKNLSVNHSNAVKTPTPILDVPQSLSILTASEIEGRGITSISQIIDYTPGVNTSQGEGHRDSVVFRGVRSSADFFIDGNRDDVQYYRALYNVEQVEILRGPNALLFGRGGTGGVLNRVSKRAELDDAKKSTYTLSADTFGGVMGTIDTNHVLNDDSALRLNVMIENLEGDRDFYDGERIGFNPTYRYQLSDFTRIDLSYEYIDHERFIDRGIPTGADGRPVDRLQNIVFGDPDNNYHTVKANTFRANIEHQFSENTKGNFNVYYGDFAKLYVNFYATAFEPATDEVELDGYIDETERKNTVLSGNIISEFNTGDIEHTFMTGIEYIRTDSYQYRYNPVFSTNSDDRETFLATRPLAFNALSGTTFGNEAFTVAFTDLNDMTDVDLVVTSFYIQDEIALSEQFDLVLGARFDRFDITVDNMKVDEVRSRVDDEVSPRAGFIYKPQENISLYISYSESFLPRSGEQYANINGNNNQLDPDTFTNREVGIKWDFAETLSFTAAMFENEQSSPQTADNDPATLDVIDSQIEGFEMQLLGQLNERFSFSVNFSQLDGEIVNRSGNTGLTPRELPESTYSAWAQYEINDQAGISLGVTYQDESFIDNSNSAVLPSYTRIDLAGYYEFSDDLRLQLHIENATDELYFPNAHSTHQATVAEPVNAKLKLIGSF, via the coding sequence TTGAAACACTCACTCACATCACTTACTTGCGCAATTGCCATGACTTTTCCGGCCATCGCCACTACGACCGCAGTAGATATCGAAACCATTGAAGTCAAAGCCAAGAACTTATCTGTCAATCATTCCAACGCGGTGAAGACTCCGACTCCGATTTTGGATGTTCCACAGAGTTTATCTATCCTAACGGCAAGTGAAATTGAAGGTCGTGGTATCACAAGCATCAGCCAAATTATCGATTACACCCCAGGCGTAAACACGTCGCAGGGTGAAGGCCATCGTGATTCAGTGGTATTTCGTGGTGTGCGTTCTTCTGCAGACTTTTTTATCGATGGCAATCGCGATGACGTGCAGTATTACCGTGCGCTGTATAATGTAGAGCAAGTTGAGATTCTGCGTGGTCCAAATGCGTTGTTGTTTGGTCGTGGCGGTACCGGTGGTGTACTGAATCGAGTGAGCAAACGCGCTGAACTAGATGATGCCAAAAAATCTACCTATACGTTAAGCGCAGATACTTTTGGCGGGGTGATGGGTACCATTGATACAAACCATGTCTTAAATGATGACTCTGCTTTGCGTTTGAATGTGATGATCGAAAATCTAGAAGGCGACAGAGATTTTTACGATGGTGAGCGCATTGGCTTTAATCCAACATATCGCTATCAGTTAAGTGATTTTACCCGCATCGATTTGTCCTATGAATATATCGATCACGAGCGCTTCATCGATCGAGGCATACCGACGGGCGCAGATGGCCGACCAGTGGATCGTTTACAGAATATCGTGTTTGGTGATCCTGATAACAATTACCACACGGTCAAGGCGAACACCTTCCGTGCCAATATTGAGCACCAATTCAGTGAAAACACTAAAGGTAATTTCAACGTGTATTATGGCGATTTTGCAAAGCTATACGTGAACTTCTATGCAACCGCGTTCGAACCTGCCACGGATGAAGTGGAGTTGGATGGTTACATTGATGAAACTGAACGTAAAAATACCGTATTGTCAGGCAATATCATCAGTGAGTTTAATACAGGCGATATTGAACATACGTTTATGACGGGTATCGAGTACATTCGAACTGATTCTTATCAATACCGTTACAACCCTGTCTTTAGTACCAATAGCGATGATCGTGAGACGTTTTTGGCCACTCGTCCACTCGCCTTTAATGCTTTATCGGGAACGACATTTGGCAATGAAGCGTTCACGGTTGCGTTTACCGATCTCAATGACATGACCGATGTGGATTTGGTAGTTACTTCTTTTTATATCCAAGATGAAATCGCCTTGTCTGAACAGTTTGACCTTGTGCTTGGTGCGCGTTTCGACCGTTTTGATATTACCGTGGATAATATGAAAGTTGATGAAGTGCGTTCACGTGTTGATGATGAAGTCTCGCCTCGTGCAGGGTTTATCTACAAACCACAAGAAAATATTTCATTGTATATAAGTTACAGCGAATCGTTCTTGCCGCGTTCCGGTGAACAGTACGCCAATATCAATGGCAATAATAATCAGTTGGACCCGGATACCTTCACCAACCGTGAAGTGGGTATCAAATGGGACTTTGCTGAGACCTTGAGTTTCACTGCTGCAATGTTTGAAAATGAGCAATCTTCACCGCAAACGGCAGATAACGATCCTGCGACATTAGATGTGATTGATTCGCAAATTGAAGGCTTTGAAATGCAATTATTGGGTCAGTTGAATGAACGCTTTAGCTTTAGTGTGAATTTCTCACAGCTTGATGGTGAGATTGTCAATCGCTCCGGCAATACTGGATTAACCCCGCGTGAGTTACCAGAATCAACCTACTCAGCTTGGGCTCAATATGAAATCAATGACCAAGCCGGTATAAGCCTAGGTGTGACTTATCAAGACGAGAGCTTCATCGACAATAGCAACTCAGCAGTGTTGCCAAGTTACACGCGCATCGATTTGGCTGGTTATTATGAATTCTCGGATGACTTGCGCTTACAGTTGCATATCGAGAATGCCACTGATGAGCTGTACTTCCCGAATGCACACTCTACGCATCAAGCGACTGTGGCAGAGCCTGTGAATGCGAAACTGAAGTTGATAGGTTCATTTTAA
- a CDS encoding DUF4870 domain-containing protein, with protein MLESSPVVSTTTDSTDAKNTAMVMWLMSSVLGVIAGLLFAFMQRSEPYVQAQAKECMNWGITVLVVLIVGAIVFSASIMPFIAIANVLFALMGAIASSTGLSFSVPLKLRLLK; from the coding sequence ATGTTGGAATCTTCACCTGTGGTCAGCACGACAACGGATTCAACTGACGCAAAGAACACCGCTATGGTCATGTGGCTAATGAGCAGTGTTTTGGGCGTGATCGCTGGGTTGTTATTCGCGTTTATGCAACGCTCAGAGCCTTATGTTCAAGCACAGGCCAAAGAATGTATGAATTGGGGCATTACCGTGTTGGTGGTATTGATTGTTGGAGCAATAGTCTTTTCAGCCAGTATTATGCCATTCATCGCCATTGCAAACGTGCTTTTTGCTCTAATGGGCGCAATTGCAAGCTCAACGGGATTAAGTTTTAGCGTGCCGTTGAAGTTACGTTTGCTCAAATAA
- a CDS encoding TIGR03643 family protein translates to MASTELDPEQVSRVIEMAWEDRTPFEAIEALFGLPEKDVIKLMRANLKRKTFNNWRARVSGRATKHGALRSPDVNRGYCPTQYKAVRKR, encoded by the coding sequence GTGGCTTCAACTGAACTTGACCCAGAACAAGTCTCTCGAGTGATTGAAATGGCGTGGGAAGACCGCACTCCGTTTGAAGCGATTGAAGCGTTGTTCGGTTTACCCGAAAAAGACGTCATCAAATTGATGAGAGCCAACCTCAAGCGCAAAACGTTCAACAATTGGCGAGCTAGAGTATCCGGTAGAGCCACGAAACACGGCGCATTGCGTAGTCCAGATGTGAATCGAGGGTATTGTCCTACGCAGTACAAAGCAGTGCGTAAGCGCTGA
- a CDS encoding exonuclease domain-containing protein has translation MRKVLPTFYYLDHFAEFLQFLTQYNAHLLRPQDIEFITVFRDQPKDVQCVLVRSLNRKYPFLAHHTFGYDEISDPEDAIIECHRLGWFTLIPQSEYRTWLAQLTKGELFGLCDELALPAPAKSVAKPHILEWVEARTEYAQVRETALLQSYSYRLVDEVIEYGLFLFFGHLSGRLNQFSMRDLGIMRTRKQVTEGARYQHLDDAQTHYYWSVALRDVKRANKHGLPLPAPVEDIETLNGVGQELRDIYWFMYGKRCFATEPKLAVQYWRKSQHSDAIAKRLRYEYQHGDKDQVIAECEALIEEPPNEVVLFFALDFLARKTKQKRTSMLTDWLRSGSDLITLDEIHRNRVEFACVEVYQQRGIEAYRMENEPWRALFGLVFWPLLFDPNNPAGNEFDHRPYHLIHNNLYTERADGVEAELAKLQDPGKAERLLLQRATQYYGQSNGIFRWHKVIHQRMVRFFKYLKSEQITSMLRAMAQNYAMYCDGFPDIAIVENGQFIFKEIKAQGDVLRKNQLVTLAKMRELGIAVDITRVEWGVDPDQIYVVVDIETTGGRAGNHRITEIGAVKLQHGNVIDEWQSLLNPERMIPKNITALTGIDQSMVANAPRFAEIADSLRKFMEGTIFVAHNVNFDYGFIKAEYERLGERFSMPKLCTVQQMRRTYPKLPSYSLANLTKHFGISMTRHHRAMSDAVAASELLNIINQARNEN, from the coding sequence ATGCGTAAAGTCCTTCCAACCTTTTATTATCTTGATCATTTTGCTGAGTTTTTGCAGTTTTTAACCCAGTACAATGCGCATTTGTTGCGCCCACAAGATATTGAATTCATTACTGTATTTCGGGATCAACCAAAAGATGTGCAGTGTGTGTTGGTGCGCAGCCTCAATCGCAAATACCCTTTTTTGGCACATCATACCTTTGGGTATGATGAAATATCCGACCCGGAAGACGCCATTATCGAATGTCATCGCCTAGGTTGGTTTACCCTGATCCCACAAAGTGAATATCGAACTTGGCTTGCGCAGTTGACTAAAGGGGAATTATTTGGGTTATGTGATGAGTTAGCGCTTCCAGCACCAGCTAAATCAGTCGCAAAACCACATATTTTAGAATGGGTTGAAGCGAGAACAGAGTACGCGCAAGTACGGGAAACGGCATTGCTGCAAAGTTATAGTTATCGCTTGGTTGATGAGGTAATTGAATATGGCTTGTTCTTGTTTTTTGGCCATTTGTCGGGGCGACTGAATCAGTTTTCGATGCGGGATTTGGGCATTATGCGTACGCGCAAACAAGTGACAGAAGGGGCGCGATATCAGCATCTAGATGATGCCCAAACGCACTATTACTGGTCGGTTGCCCTGCGCGATGTGAAACGTGCCAACAAACATGGTTTACCACTACCAGCGCCGGTAGAAGATATTGAGACTCTTAACGGAGTAGGGCAGGAGCTCAGGGATATATATTGGTTTATGTATGGTAAGCGTTGTTTTGCGACCGAGCCGAAATTGGCTGTGCAGTATTGGCGCAAATCTCAACACAGCGACGCCATTGCCAAACGTTTGCGCTATGAATATCAGCATGGTGACAAAGACCAAGTGATTGCCGAATGTGAGGCGCTGATTGAGGAGCCGCCCAACGAGGTCGTTTTGTTTTTTGCGCTGGATTTTTTGGCGCGTAAAACCAAGCAAAAACGCACGAGCATGCTAACCGATTGGCTTCGCAGCGGCAGTGATCTCATCACGTTGGATGAAATTCACCGCAATCGAGTCGAGTTCGCGTGTGTGGAGGTTTATCAACAGCGAGGTATCGAAGCGTACCGTATGGAAAACGAGCCATGGCGCGCATTGTTTGGACTTGTGTTTTGGCCGCTGTTGTTTGATCCAAATAATCCAGCGGGTAATGAGTTTGACCACAGGCCATATCATCTCATTCATAATAATCTTTACACCGAGCGGGCTGATGGCGTTGAAGCTGAACTTGCCAAGCTGCAAGACCCTGGCAAAGCGGAGCGATTGTTACTGCAACGAGCGACGCAATACTACGGTCAAAGCAATGGGATCTTTCGTTGGCACAAAGTCATTCATCAGCGTATGGTGCGTTTTTTTAAATACCTTAAAAGTGAGCAAATCACCAGTATGCTTCGGGCAATGGCACAAAACTACGCGATGTATTGCGATGGGTTTCCTGATATTGCGATTGTCGAAAATGGGCAGTTTATTTTTAAAGAAATCAAAGCTCAAGGTGATGTGCTGCGCAAAAACCAGCTAGTGACCTTGGCCAAAATGCGTGAACTGGGGATCGCGGTAGACATTACACGGGTGGAATGGGGTGTTGATCCAGACCAGATTTATGTGGTGGTTGATATCGAAACCACAGGGGGACGAGCCGGTAATCACCGGATTACTGAAATCGGCGCGGTCAAACTGCAACATGGCAATGTCATTGATGAATGGCAAAGCCTGCTCAATCCCGAGCGTATGATCCCAAAAAATATCACTGCGTTGACAGGCATTGATCAGAGCATGGTGGCTAATGCCCCTCGTTTTGCCGAGATTGCTGATAGTTTGCGGAAGTTTATGGAGGGAACGATTTTTGTCGCACACAATGTCAATTTTGATTATGGCTTTATTAAAGCCGAATATGAACGACTGGGCGAGCGCTTTAGCATGCCTAAGTTGTGTACGGTTCAGCAAATGCGACGAACTTATCCCAAATTACCATCCTATTCACTGGCTAATTTGACCAAGCATTTTGGGATCAGCATGACCCGTCATCACCGAGCGATGTCGGATGCGGTAGCCGCGAGTGAATTGCTCAATATCATTAATCAAGCGCGCAATGAAAACTAA
- a CDS encoding CPXCG motif-containing cysteine-rich protein, whose protein sequence is MSLTEANTFECPYCMVVNDIEVDLHNDLGQQQIVDCQICCAPIEVYVHDSGFGLEIIAKRDDE, encoded by the coding sequence ATGAGTTTAACTGAAGCGAACACTTTCGAGTGTCCATATTGCATGGTCGTCAACGACATTGAGGTCGACCTGCACAACGATTTGGGGCAACAACAAATCGTCGATTGCCAAATTTGCTGTGCGCCTATTGAAGTATACGTTCATGACAGTGGTTTTGGACTAGAAATTATTGCCAAACGGGATGATGAATAA
- a CDS encoding flavin reductase family protein → MKCYTPSDLGHMDKFYRANFVNSLSGVKSANLVGTKGRNGIENLAIVSSVFHVGANPPLMGVLMRPHTVPRDSLRNMKETGLFTLNHVNSSIAQAAHQTSARYPEDESEFTATGLTPFYSHEFKAPYVQESHLRIGLEVQDIQKLDINQTELVIGQIVEVFVDEKIVSETGYLDIEAIDTIGITGLDSYHKIQRIAQYEYAKA, encoded by the coding sequence ATGAAATGTTATACACCCAGTGATCTGGGACACATGGACAAGTTTTATCGCGCGAACTTCGTCAATTCGTTATCGGGTGTTAAATCGGCTAACTTAGTCGGAACCAAAGGTCGCAATGGCATTGAGAATCTAGCCATCGTAAGCTCTGTGTTTCACGTTGGCGCAAACCCTCCCTTAATGGGGGTGTTAATGCGTCCTCATACCGTGCCACGCGATAGCCTGCGAAATATGAAAGAAACCGGATTATTCACTCTCAATCACGTCAACAGTTCGATTGCGCAAGCTGCCCATCAAACGTCTGCGCGTTATCCTGAAGATGAATCTGAGTTTACGGCAACGGGCCTGACACCTTTTTATTCACACGAGTTTAAAGCGCCTTATGTACAAGAATCTCACCTGCGGATCGGCCTTGAGGTACAAGACATTCAAAAGCTCGACATCAATCAGACTGAATTGGTCATTGGCCAAATTGTGGAAGTATTTGTTGACGAAAAGATCGTTTCTGAAACCGGCTATTTAGACATCGAAGCGATTGATACTATTGGTATTACCGGTTTAGATAGTTATCATAAAATCCAACGCATCGCTCAATATGAGTACGCTAAAGCTTAG
- a CDS encoding high-potential iron-sulfur protein — translation MKNLNRRDFLKWSGASLIGVTFGGVALRAHAEQVDPSDPQAAALKYTHESKVEGQYCNNCAYIQAQGEDWLPCALFPSKKVSSKGWCNVWTKKP, via the coding sequence ATGAAAAACTTAAACCGACGTGACTTCTTAAAGTGGTCAGGTGCGTCTTTAATCGGCGTTACCTTTGGCGGTGTTGCCCTACGCGCTCATGCGGAACAAGTGGATCCTTCTGATCCACAAGCGGCTGCACTCAAATACACCCATGAATCCAAGGTGGAAGGCCAGTACTGTAATAACTGTGCATATATCCAAGCTCAAGGTGAAGATTGGTTACCTTGCGCCTTATTCCCTAGTAAGAAAGTGTCTTCTAAGGGCTGGTGTAACGTCTGGACCAAGAAGCCTTAA
- a CDS encoding S10 family peptidase — translation MKLAIIICSVFALCVTSTMTLAESTSVPEPVRSITEHSIKIQDKTIKYEVIAGDTHILNEAGEAIANIFSTAYFRTNTKNPNRPVLFIFNGGPGSSSVWLHMGIYGPKKVVIGSDAEAVGSPPYAILDNPDSLIDIADMVFIDPPGTGYSRAIGVGENKDFWGVKEDAVIMSEFVRSFTREYNLFNRPKYLSGESYGTTRAGAMVKELQEGWGSYDLSGVFLISSIVDFQTGDFKAGNDLPYITFLPTYAATAWYHQAIDRTGFVSLEAFLDEVREFALNDYATTLLKGQRATDLERFEVSKQLQRFTGLSAEFLRLSNLRINEFQFMKALLRERGIRVGRLDSRYVGQNTDNISYQFEADPSAYAIDGAYTAAINDYFRTELNVKRNVRYHILSGNVFSNWNWLYERNARSQGFLNVTPFLATAQKQNKDFRIFVANGYYDLATPFFATEHSMHHNDIDLSRVTMKYYEAGHMMYIHHPSLKALADDMRAFLTQE, via the coding sequence ATGAAATTAGCAATCATAATTTGTTCTGTGTTCGCGCTCTGTGTGACATCCACAATGACGTTGGCTGAATCCACATCAGTGCCTGAGCCGGTTCGCTCAATCACGGAACACTCAATCAAAATTCAAGATAAAACCATCAAATATGAGGTTATTGCTGGCGATACGCATATCCTGAATGAAGCTGGCGAGGCCATTGCTAATATATTCAGTACCGCTTATTTTCGGACCAATACCAAAAACCCCAACCGCCCTGTATTATTTATTTTTAACGGTGGGCCTGGGTCGTCGAGTGTGTGGCTGCACATGGGTATTTATGGACCAAAGAAGGTCGTTATTGGTTCGGATGCTGAAGCCGTCGGTTCCCCACCCTATGCAATATTAGATAATCCTGACAGCTTAATTGATATTGCCGATATGGTCTTTATTGACCCTCCTGGAACGGGGTATTCACGTGCCATTGGCGTCGGTGAAAACAAAGATTTTTGGGGCGTCAAAGAAGACGCTGTGATTATGTCTGAATTTGTGCGCAGTTTTACCCGAGAGTATAACTTATTTAACCGTCCGAAATACTTATCTGGGGAAAGTTACGGCACCACTCGCGCAGGTGCTATGGTCAAAGAACTGCAAGAGGGTTGGGGCTCGTATGACTTGAGCGGGGTATTTTTGATTTCCTCCATAGTGGATTTTCAAACTGGAGATTTTAAAGCGGGCAATGACCTACCTTACATCACGTTTTTGCCCACCTATGCAGCTACCGCATGGTATCATCAGGCGATTGACCGCACTGGTTTTGTATCGCTAGAAGCCTTTTTGGATGAGGTAAGAGAATTTGCGCTCAATGACTATGCAACAACGTTGTTAAAAGGTCAAAGAGCAACAGATTTAGAGCGCTTCGAGGTAAGTAAGCAGTTACAACGATTTACAGGCCTATCAGCCGAGTTTTTGCGATTATCCAATCTGCGCATCAATGAATTTCAATTCATGAAAGCGTTATTGCGTGAACGTGGCATTCGTGTGGGTCGCTTAGACAGTCGCTATGTTGGCCAAAATACCGATAACATCAGTTATCAATTTGAAGCGGATCCCTCCGCATACGCCATAGACGGCGCCTATACCGCAGCCATCAATGATTATTTCCGCACTGAACTCAACGTGAAGCGCAACGTGCGCTATCATATTTTGAGTGGTAACGTGTTTAGCAACTGGAACTGGTTGTATGAACGCAACGCTCGATCCCAGGGCTTTTTGAACGTCACGCCATTTTTGGCGACCGCACAAAAACAAAATAAAGATTTTAGAATTTTCGTCGCCAACGGTTATTATGACCTAGCGACACCGTTTTTTGCGACGGAACACTCTATGCATCACAATGACATCGATTTGTCTCGTGTGACCATGAAGTATTATGAAGCAGGACACATGATGTATATTCATCATCCTTCACTTAAAGCGCTGGCCGATGATATGCGCGCTTTTTTAACTCAAGAGTAA
- the prmA gene encoding 50S ribosomal protein L11 methyltransferase gives MAYIQLKINMIAEHAESLGDMLSANGAQAVTFVDAKDTPLYEPKPGEVMLWPDTQVIGLFPAEMDMQAVITRLSKARILGEDFVYVLDPLEDKDWEREWMENFHAMQFGKRLWICPSWREIPEPNAVNVMLDPGLAFGTGTHATTALCLQWLDGLDLTGKSVLDFGCGSGILGVAAVKLGASAMVGIDIDPQALQATRENASRNHVSAQVEAFLPEHAPAQQYDVVLANILAAPLRELKTIIAGYCQSGGQIILSGILVEQAEEIANLYSEFFVIDHIAHSGEWASINGTKR, from the coding sequence ATGGCTTATATCCAACTCAAAATCAATATGATCGCCGAGCACGCTGAAAGCTTAGGCGACATGCTCAGTGCCAATGGTGCTCAGGCCGTAACCTTTGTCGACGCCAAAGATACGCCTTTATACGAACCAAAACCTGGCGAGGTCATGCTGTGGCCGGATACCCAAGTCATAGGTTTGTTTCCCGCCGAGATGGATATGCAAGCGGTGATTACGCGTCTCTCCAAGGCGCGGATTTTAGGTGAGGATTTTGTCTACGTGCTTGATCCTCTTGAAGACAAAGATTGGGAGCGTGAATGGATGGAAAACTTCCACGCCATGCAATTTGGCAAGCGGTTGTGGATCTGTCCATCGTGGCGTGAGATCCCTGAACCCAATGCGGTCAATGTCATGTTGGATCCGGGTCTGGCATTTGGGACCGGCACCCATGCAACCACTGCATTGTGTTTGCAATGGCTTGATGGACTGGATCTAACGGGCAAATCGGTATTGGATTTTGGCTGTGGCTCTGGGATTTTAGGCGTCGCTGCAGTCAAATTAGGTGCCTCTGCCATGGTCGGAATTGATATTGATCCACAAGCACTGCAAGCCACGCGAGAAAATGCGTCACGCAATCACGTCAGTGCACAAGTCGAAGCCTTTTTGCCAGAGCATGCGCCGGCGCAACAATACGATGTCGTACTGGCAAATATCCTCGCAGCGCCATTACGTGAACTCAAAACAATCATTGCCGGATATTGTCAATCCGGTGGCCAAATCATCCTCTCAGGTATCTTGGTAGAACAAGCTGAAGAAATTGCCAATCTGTATTCAGAATTTTTTGTTATTGACCACATTGCACATTCCGGTGAGTGGGCTAGTATTAATGGAACAAAGCGCTAA
- the dusB gene encoding tRNA dihydrouridine synthase DusB, with protein MRIGPYTLDNNVFLAPMAGVTDRPFRQMCKRMGAGLVVSEMLSSNPKVWHTEKSKMRMDHSGEHGVRSVQIAGSDPHLMAEAAQHNVANGAQIIDINMGCPAKKVNKKLAGSALLQYPDQVEAILDAVVNAVEVPVTLKIRTGWDPEHRNGVFIAQLAQQYGIQSLAVHGRTRADMYKGNAEYDTIKAIKAAVSIPVIANGDITTPQKAAEVLTYTGADGVMIGRGAQGNPWLFREIIHYLETGQILPKPTLAEQCSVMLEHIANIHAFYGGISGVRIARKHVVWYMAQLDQGRQFRGHFNALETAEAQLESIKMFFSETTDECVSVA; from the coding sequence ATGCGCATCGGGCCATATACTTTGGACAACAATGTATTTTTAGCGCCGATGGCAGGAGTCACTGACCGACCGTTCCGACAAATGTGCAAGAGGATGGGTGCTGGGCTTGTGGTGTCTGAGATGCTCTCAAGCAATCCAAAAGTGTGGCACACCGAGAAATCCAAAATGCGCATGGACCACAGTGGTGAACATGGAGTTCGCTCTGTTCAAATAGCGGGTTCAGACCCGCATCTCATGGCTGAGGCGGCACAACACAATGTTGCAAACGGTGCACAGATCATCGATATCAATATGGGTTGTCCTGCAAAGAAAGTAAACAAAAAGCTCGCAGGTTCTGCCTTGCTACAATATCCGGATCAAGTGGAAGCGATTTTGGATGCGGTAGTGAATGCTGTTGAAGTACCTGTGACCTTGAAGATCCGTACAGGTTGGGATCCAGAACATCGCAACGGCGTGTTCATTGCTCAACTTGCACAACAGTACGGTATACAGTCTCTAGCGGTACACGGTCGCACTCGTGCGGACATGTACAAGGGCAATGCAGAATACGACACCATCAAAGCGATTAAAGCTGCGGTATCGATTCCAGTGATTGCCAACGGTGATATTACAACACCGCAGAAAGCCGCTGAAGTATTGACATACACCGGTGCTGACGGGGTGATGATTGGACGAGGCGCGCAAGGTAATCCTTGGCTGTTTCGTGAAATTATCCATTACCTCGAGACGGGACAAATTTTGCCTAAACCCACGTTGGCTGAGCAGTGCTCTGTAATGCTTGAACACATAGCTAACATACACGCTTTTTACGGCGGTATTAGCGGCGTGCGCATCGCGCGCAAACATGTGGTGTGGTACATGGCGCAGCTTGATCAAGGACGTCAATTTCGTGGGCATTTTAATGCATTAGAGACCGCTGAAGCGCAACTCGAAAGCATCAAAATGTTTTTTTCTGAAACGACAGATGAGTGTGTCTCTGTCGCTTAA
- the fis gene encoding DNA-binding transcriptional regulator Fis, which translates to MFDQNATSPFTTIVTTPAQTTAQKPLRESVKQAVNKYLKQLENNQIETLYDMVLSEVEAPLLEEVMTYTRGNQTKAAIMMGINRGTLRKKLKQYGMS; encoded by the coding sequence ATGTTTGATCAAAATGCAACTTCTCCATTTACGACCATTGTAACTACGCCCGCCCAAACGACTGCGCAAAAGCCACTGCGTGAATCGGTTAAGCAAGCGGTCAATAAGTACCTAAAACAATTAGAAAACAACCAAATTGAAACCTTGTATGACATGGTATTGAGCGAAGTTGAAGCGCCTTTACTGGAAGAAGTGATGACTTATACTCGTGGCAACCAAACTAAAGCTGCGATCATGATGGGCATCAATCGCGGTACATTACGCAAGAAGCTCAAGCAATACGGAATGAGCTAA